One Acidimicrobiia bacterium genomic window carries:
- a CDS encoding DUF2207 domain-containing protein: MVGAHLGRSLRTLRRIRRDHRARRAAALLGVIAVANLALAMTAAPPASAAFGFEGIRHYGVDLTARPDGTLAVVETIVYDFGTPTVPKHGIIRQIPDRKRWDAHHDRRYPITVTEVTASGGASAKRSVSVHGAELDIKIGDKNKTVSGVHTYVIRYTVAGAFDRFADHDELFWNAIGNAWDVSIDDVVVRLHAPAPIGRVACLEGFVNSQLACTRARVLESGTDAVFNHADLGSNEGVSIVAAMPRGTFASVGPILGKHWTFDQGFALNRETVGVAGGVAVVLVGVTLILVWMVGRDRRFIGGATDVVFGNPTGADQRVGVFDDHTTPVEYTPPDDLRPGQVGTLVDEVAGPLDVSATIIDLAVRKYLTIEEIPKQHWWGHVDWKITRLDKNDPLLAYERMLLDALCAGPGVSVQLSELKNHFHTKLVNVESALYDDAVRQGWFLRRPDRARQFWHGMGTLAILAGVGLTILLAWRTTFGLLGLAFVLAGFVLSTCAHLMPRRTPKGTGITHRVLGFRRFIVESEKDRAKFAEQANLFSEYLPYAIVFGVVEKWARTFEGLANQPDTGWYVSSHPFNAILFSQSVNSFATSSVGTLQSMPAGSGGSGFSGGGVGGGGGGGGGGSW, from the coding sequence GCGCCACCCGCGTCCGCGGCCTTCGGCTTCGAGGGCATCCGGCACTACGGCGTCGACCTCACCGCGCGCCCCGACGGCACGCTCGCGGTCGTCGAGACGATCGTGTACGACTTCGGCACGCCGACCGTGCCGAAGCACGGGATCATCCGCCAGATCCCGGACCGGAAGCGCTGGGACGCGCACCACGACCGTCGGTACCCGATCACCGTCACCGAGGTGACCGCGAGCGGCGGCGCATCCGCGAAGCGGTCGGTCTCGGTCCACGGCGCGGAGCTCGACATCAAGATCGGCGACAAGAACAAGACCGTCTCCGGCGTGCACACCTACGTGATCCGCTACACGGTCGCGGGCGCGTTCGACCGCTTCGCCGACCACGACGAGCTGTTCTGGAACGCGATCGGGAACGCGTGGGACGTCTCGATCGACGACGTCGTCGTGCGGCTGCACGCGCCCGCGCCCATCGGCCGTGTCGCGTGTCTCGAAGGCTTCGTCAACTCGCAGCTCGCGTGCACACGGGCGCGCGTGCTCGAGAGCGGCACGGACGCGGTGTTCAACCATGCCGACCTCGGTAGCAACGAGGGCGTGAGCATCGTCGCCGCCATGCCGCGCGGCACGTTCGCGAGCGTCGGACCCATCCTCGGCAAGCACTGGACGTTCGACCAGGGCTTCGCGCTCAACCGGGAGACGGTCGGCGTCGCGGGCGGAGTCGCGGTCGTCCTCGTCGGCGTGACCCTGATCCTCGTGTGGATGGTCGGGCGCGACCGGCGTTTCATCGGCGGCGCGACCGACGTCGTGTTCGGCAACCCCACAGGCGCGGATCAACGCGTCGGCGTGTTCGACGACCACACGACGCCCGTCGAGTACACGCCACCCGACGACCTGCGCCCCGGCCAGGTCGGCACGCTCGTCGACGAGGTCGCGGGCCCGCTCGACGTCAGCGCGACGATCATCGACCTCGCGGTCCGCAAGTACCTGACGATCGAGGAGATCCCGAAGCAGCACTGGTGGGGTCACGTCGACTGGAAGATCACTCGCCTCGACAAGAACGACCCGCTGCTCGCGTACGAGCGCATGCTGCTCGACGCGCTGTGCGCGGGACCGGGCGTCAGCGTGCAGCTCTCGGAGCTGAAGAACCACTTCCACACGAAGCTCGTGAACGTGGAGTCCGCGCTCTACGACGACGCGGTGCGACAGGGGTGGTTCCTCCGTCGCCCCGACCGGGCGCGCCAGTTCTGGCACGGCATGGGGACGCTCGCGATCCTCGCCGGCGTCGGTCTCACGATCCTGCTCGCGTGGCGCACCACGTTCGGCCTGCTCGGGCTCGCGTTCGTGCTCGCCGGATTCGTGCTCTCGACGTGCGCGCACCTGATGCCGCGCCGGACGCCGAAGGGCACCGGCATCACGCATCGCGTGCTGGGCTTCCGCCGCTTCATCGTCGAGTCCGAGAAGGACCGCGCCAAGTTCGCGGAGCAGGCGAACCTGTTCTCGGAGTATCTGCCCTACGCGATCGTGTTCGGCGTCGTCGAGAAGTGGGCGCGCACGTTCGAGGGCCTCGCCAACCAGCCCGACACCGGGTGGTACGTGTCGAGCCACCCGTTCAACGCGATCCTGTTCAGCCAGTCGGTGAACAGCTTCGCTACGTCGTCGGTCGGCACGCTGCAATCGATGCCCGCAGGATCCGGCGGCAGCGGTTTCTCCGGCGGTGGTGTCGGAGGCGGCGGTGGAGGCGGGGGCGGAGGCTCCTGGTGA
- a CDS encoding PQQ-binding-like beta-propeller repeat protein, giving the protein MMHRSRRARSLAAVVVTVAATLATMSATAVATGTEVDFPAYMHDAGHSAYSPDATAITPTTKLKLAWTLTTPKEDGLPPAGFFATPIVLDHVVYVGSNSGDFYAVDEATGTVLWKVFLGYEPKATCGYARGFNATAASGIDPTTGELAIYAASGDGYVYALNAADGTTLWKTPVNVPTPGVNDFYAWSSPEIANGKIYVGVSSFCDEPFVRGGIVALDQTTGVRVARYFSAKNGELGASVWASPAVAPDGSVVIGTGNADGGATIPNSLSIERLDGNTLKRLDHWQLKTHGDFDFGAAPTIFEATLGGVSTPMVGDCNKNGWYYAFRLDDLKAGPVWKYHVARTGLAEASGVCLAGAIWDGSALYVVGTKTTIGETDYRGSIRKLDPATGTPIWETGLPSGVMTSPTADGAGAIAMQSFETYEGVPNSAFLVDAQTGSFVVLKNGNKRSASSPVFADDYLILATGRGKIMAYEAQPPAS; this is encoded by the coding sequence ATGATGCATCGATCCCGGCGCGCGCGATCCCTGGCGGCCGTGGTCGTCACCGTCGCCGCGACGCTCGCGACGATGAGCGCGACCGCGGTCGCGACCGGCACGGAAGTCGACTTCCCCGCGTACATGCACGACGCCGGGCACAGCGCGTACAGCCCCGACGCGACCGCGATCACACCGACCACGAAGTTGAAGCTCGCGTGGACCCTGACGACGCCGAAGGAGGACGGGCTCCCGCCGGCCGGCTTCTTCGCGACGCCGATCGTCCTCGATCACGTCGTCTACGTCGGGTCGAACTCCGGTGACTTCTACGCCGTCGACGAAGCGACGGGCACCGTGCTCTGGAAGGTGTTCCTCGGCTACGAGCCGAAGGCGACGTGCGGGTACGCGCGCGGCTTCAACGCGACCGCGGCGTCCGGCATCGATCCGACGACCGGCGAGCTCGCGATCTACGCCGCGTCGGGCGACGGCTACGTGTACGCGCTGAACGCGGCCGACGGCACCACGCTCTGGAAGACTCCGGTGAACGTCCCGACTCCGGGCGTGAACGACTTCTACGCCTGGTCGTCGCCCGAGATCGCGAACGGCAAGATCTACGTGGGCGTCTCGTCGTTCTGTGACGAACCGTTCGTGCGCGGCGGGATCGTCGCACTCGATCAAACGACCGGCGTGCGCGTCGCGCGCTACTTCAGCGCGAAGAACGGCGAGCTCGGTGCGAGCGTGTGGGCGAGCCCGGCCGTGGCGCCCGACGGATCGGTCGTCATCGGCACCGGCAACGCCGACGGCGGCGCGACCATCCCGAACTCGCTGTCGATCGAGCGGCTCGACGGCAACACCCTGAAGCGGCTCGATCACTGGCAGCTCAAGACGCACGGCGACTTCGACTTCGGCGCCGCGCCCACGATCTTCGAGGCGACGCTCGGCGGGGTGTCGACACCGATGGTCGGTGACTGCAACAAGAACGGCTGGTACTACGCGTTCCGTCTCGACGATCTCAAGGCGGGACCGGTGTGGAAGTACCACGTCGCGCGCACGGGCCTCGCGGAAGCATCGGGTGTCTGCCTCGCGGGCGCGATCTGGGACGGCTCCGCGCTCTACGTCGTGGGCACGAAGACGACGATCGGCGAGACCGACTACCGCGGCTCGATCCGCAAGCTCGACCCCGCGACCGGTACGCCGATCTGGGAGACGGGCCTGCCGTCGGGAGTGATGACGTCGCCGACGGCCGACGGCGCGGGCGCGATCGCGATGCAGAGCTTCGAGACGTATGAGGGGGTTCCGAACTCCGCGTTCCTCGTCGACGCGCAGACGGGATCGTTCGTCGTGCTCAAGAACGGCAACAAGCGCTCGGCGTCGTCACCGGTGTTCGCGGACGACTACCTGATCCTCGCGACCGGTCGCGGGAAGATCATGGCGTACGAGGCGCAACCGCCGGCTTCCTGA
- a CDS encoding alkaline phosphatase family protein, translated as MFLVLVALGAFVASAVTANARASASGLVPSLSVTPASAGLKKIKHVIILMQENHSFDNYFGMYPGADGIPVDADGNPTVCVNDPQTGECVYPWHDTDDIENGGPHGVGPAGADIDGGKMDGFIAQYENATKCKQPGGCGYPKPYPDVMSYKLRSDIPEYWEYADNYVLQDHMFGSGRSWSLPEHMSLVSDWSARCYIIDDPMSCENELANPDDPRFETTENYAWTSIATLLDRRHVSWGYYVFDGSEPDCEDPDDVSCIPVPQSAKTGSIWNPLPYFTDVKQDGTAGNVQTVDNFAAAARAGTLPAVSWVLPTSSVSEHPPARLTDARKYMTYMINQVMQGPDWDSSAIFLSWDEWGGFYDHVVPPEIDANGLGIRVPGIVISPYAKKGFIDHDAHTFDSYERFIEDVFLGGQRLDPTTDGRPDTRPDVRESAPQLASLDDDFDFTQAPRPPLIIGNQDASAINPPVHPTPAAIHASTIPKARAATPVSGSLFADAPTTAAVSDAGASRAVVAKLARGVAPFGAVFDGSGSSDTGSTISRWTMRFGDGTTTKGTGSPGVVSHTYAAAGTYHASLTVFDKTKASAVARVRVVVAPAPPTAWISGDQPLGFDGLDERFDASNSSSGNWTIDFGDGTPNASGTGVPPARVDHDFTVDGIYTTTLTVTDPTTGLSSVSRAISTVNASRPPTAQTRDPNVTATTAALGADIWPNGKETTYHFEWGTSPTQLVNLTPERPVQGLGPASPNQNITGLQGGTTYYFRIVATNAVGTTIGETLSFEPGSGPLVFTISSSDVTATTVKLTGLVNPNNSDTQVFWEYGTTRHFGQTTAPQDIGAVAYKQLVDTDVTGLHPGTTYFYRLVAENAVGQAQSKRTGTFTTAASASTRR; from the coding sequence ATGTTCCTCGTTCTCGTCGCGCTCGGAGCCTTCGTGGCGTCGGCGGTGACGGCGAATGCCCGCGCCTCCGCATCGGGCCTCGTGCCGTCGTTGAGCGTCACGCCCGCGTCGGCCGGCTTGAAGAAGATCAAGCACGTGATCATCCTCATGCAGGAGAACCACTCCTTCGACAACTACTTCGGGATGTATCCCGGCGCCGACGGCATCCCGGTCGACGCCGACGGCAACCCGACCGTGTGCGTGAACGATCCGCAGACCGGCGAGTGCGTGTACCCGTGGCACGACACGGACGACATCGAGAACGGCGGTCCGCACGGGGTCGGGCCCGCCGGTGCCGACATCGACGGCGGCAAGATGGACGGCTTCATCGCGCAGTACGAGAACGCGACGAAATGCAAGCAGCCGGGTGGCTGCGGCTATCCGAAGCCGTATCCGGACGTGATGTCGTACAAGCTGCGCTCCGACATCCCCGAGTACTGGGAGTACGCCGACAACTACGTGCTGCAGGACCACATGTTCGGCTCCGGTCGCAGCTGGTCGCTGCCCGAGCACATGTCGTTGGTGTCGGACTGGTCGGCGCGCTGCTACATCATCGACGATCCGATGAGCTGCGAGAACGAGCTCGCGAATCCGGACGACCCCCGCTTCGAGACCACCGAGAACTACGCGTGGACGAGCATCGCGACATTGCTCGATCGCCGGCACGTGTCGTGGGGCTACTACGTGTTCGACGGTTCCGAGCCCGACTGCGAGGATCCCGACGACGTGTCGTGCATCCCGGTGCCGCAGTCGGCGAAGACCGGGAGCATCTGGAACCCGCTCCCCTACTTCACCGACGTGAAGCAGGACGGCACGGCCGGCAACGTGCAGACCGTCGACAACTTCGCCGCGGCCGCGCGCGCGGGCACGCTGCCCGCGGTGTCGTGGGTGCTGCCGACGTCGTCGGTGAGCGAGCACCCACCCGCGCGCCTCACCGATGCGCGCAAGTACATGACGTACATGATCAACCAGGTCATGCAGGGCCCGGACTGGGACTCGAGCGCGATCTTCCTGAGCTGGGACGAGTGGGGCGGCTTCTACGACCACGTCGTCCCGCCCGAGATCGATGCGAACGGACTCGGCATCCGCGTGCCGGGCATCGTCATCAGCCCGTACGCGAAGAAGGGCTTCATCGACCACGACGCGCACACGTTCGATTCGTACGAGCGCTTCATCGAGGACGTGTTCCTCGGCGGGCAGCGGCTCGATCCCACGACCGACGGCCGTCCCGACACGCGGCCCGACGTGCGCGAGAGCGCGCCACAACTCGCGAGCCTCGACGACGACTTCGACTTCACCCAGGCACCCCGGCCGCCGCTGATCATCGGCAACCAGGACGCGAGCGCGATCAACCCGCCGGTGCATCCGACACCCGCCGCGATCCACGCGTCGACGATCCCGAAGGCGCGCGCCGCGACTCCGGTGTCGGGTTCGTTGTTCGCCGATGCTCCGACGACGGCCGCGGTGTCGGACGCCGGCGCGTCGCGCGCAGTCGTCGCGAAGCTGGCGCGCGGCGTCGCGCCATTCGGCGCGGTGTTCGACGGGTCGGGATCGAGCGACACCGGGAGCACGATCTCGCGCTGGACGATGCGCTTCGGTGACGGCACGACGACGAAGGGCACCGGCTCGCCGGGCGTCGTCAGCCACACCTATGCCGCCGCGGGCACGTATCACGCGTCCCTCACGGTGTTCGACAAGACGAAGGCGTCCGCAGTTGCGCGCGTGCGCGTGGTCGTGGCGCCCGCGCCCCCGACTGCGTGGATCAGCGGTGATCAGCCCCTCGGCTTCGACGGACTCGACGAGCGGTTCGACGCGTCGAACAGCAGTTCCGGCAACTGGACCATCGACTTCGGTGACGGCACACCGAACGCGAGCGGCACCGGCGTGCCGCCCGCGCGGGTCGACCACGACTTCACGGTCGACGGCATCTACACGACCACGCTCACGGTGACCGATCCGACGACCGGACTGTCGAGCGTGTCGCGCGCGATCAGCACCGTGAACGCGAGCCGGCCGCCGACCGCGCAGACGCGCGATCCGAACGTGACCGCGACGACCGCCGCGCTCGGCGCCGACATCTGGCCGAATGGCAAGGAGACGACCTACCACTTCGAGTGGGGCACGAGCCCGACCCAGCTCGTCAACCTCACGCCGGAGCGACCGGTGCAGGGCCTCGGGCCTGCGAGCCCGAACCAGAACATCACCGGGTTGCAGGGCGGCACGACGTACTACTTCCGCATCGTCGCGACGAACGCGGTCGGCACGACGATCGGCGAGACGCTGAGCTTCGAGCCCGGGAGCGGTCCGCTCGTGTTCACGATCAGCTCGAGCGACGTCACCGCCACGACGGTGAAGCTCACCGGGCTCGTGAACCCGAACAACAGCGACACGCAGGTCTTCTGGGAGTACGGCACGACCCGGCACTTCGGTCAGACGACGGCACCGCAGGACATCGGTGCGGTTGCGTACAAGCAGCTGGTCGACACCGACGTGACCGGCTTGCACCCGGGTACGACGTACTTCTACCGGCTCGTCGCGGAGAACGCGGTGGGTCAGGCGCAATCGAAGAGGACCGGGACGTTCACGACGGCGGCGAGCGCGTCGACGCGCCGGTAG
- a CDS encoding DUF5522 domain-containing protein, with amino-acid sequence MRSEPDEVAIRRAHDEATARGDETYLDPATGYVVLTAATLLARGECCGSGCRHCPYPDDERRRGG; translated from the coding sequence ATGCGTTCGGAGCCCGACGAAGTCGCGATCCGGCGCGCACACGACGAAGCGACGGCGCGCGGCGACGAGACCTATCTCGATCCCGCCACCGGCTACGTCGTACTCACGGCCGCGACCCTGCTCGCGCGCGGCGAGTGCTGCGGGAGCGGCTGCCGGCATTGCCCGTACCCGGACGACGAGCGCCGCCGCGGGGGCTGA
- a CDS encoding HD domain-containing protein — protein MTQTTQTFTRMDESTPEEWGVIGRETMAAQPEVADHALAMLRSLEGVVLGFAVDQLDHCLQTATLAERAGADNQVVVAALFHDVGKAIGVPNHPRVAAEILRPYVREEVYKMILVHQDFQGKHYYAHFGGDSAAREKHRDSLSAEEFALAARFADEWDQIAFDPAYDTLPLEHFEPVVREVFGTPHTIF, from the coding sequence ATGACGCAGACCACGCAGACCTTCACCCGGATGGACGAGTCCACACCCGAGGAGTGGGGGGTGATTGGTCGGGAGACGATGGCGGCGCAGCCGGAGGTCGCCGACCACGCACTCGCGATGCTGCGGTCGCTCGAAGGCGTGGTGCTCGGCTTCGCGGTCGACCAGCTCGATCACTGCCTGCAGACGGCGACGCTCGCCGAGCGCGCCGGCGCCGACAACCAAGTCGTCGTCGCCGCGCTGTTCCACGACGTCGGCAAGGCGATCGGCGTGCCGAACCACCCACGCGTCGCCGCCGAGATCCTGCGTCCGTACGTGCGCGAGGAGGTCTACAAGATGATCCTCGTGCACCAGGACTTCCAGGGGAAGCACTACTACGCGCACTTCGGCGGCGACTCGGCGGCGCGTGAGAAGCACCGCGACTCGCTGAGCGCCGAGGAGTTCGCGCTCGCGGCGCGCTTCGCCGACGAATGGGACCAGATCGCGTTCGACCCCGCGTACGACACGCTGCCACTCGAGCACTTCGAGCCCGTCGTGCGCGAGGTCTTCGGGACCCCGCACACGATCTTCTAG
- a CDS encoding alpha/beta hydrolase, whose product MAVDYDEFGMFADNASEVGLPYSDAPHVTRESVPLAGDGALSALKWGTAAPELVLLHGGAQNAHTWDTVNLALQRPLVAIDMPGHGHSTHRTDHGYWPRENAAAVETAVRALAPDARLVVGMSLGGLTSIALAARAPDIVRALVLVDVTPGVNSEKASSIVQFVNGPESFASLDEILERTIAFNPTRTESSLRRGVLHNAVEQGDGTWRWRYDLPRIGENERPDWSSLWDDLSAYRGPLTLVRGAASPVVADEDVDELRRRRPDARVIVVEGAGHSVQGDQPLELAKILADALA is encoded by the coding sequence ATGGCGGTCGACTACGACGAGTTCGGGATGTTCGCCGACAACGCATCGGAGGTCGGACTCCCCTACTCCGATGCGCCCCACGTGACGCGCGAGTCGGTTCCGCTCGCGGGCGACGGCGCGCTGAGCGCCCTCAAGTGGGGCACCGCGGCACCGGAGCTCGTGCTGTTGCACGGCGGTGCGCAGAACGCGCACACGTGGGACACCGTGAACCTCGCGCTGCAGCGGCCGCTCGTCGCGATCGACATGCCGGGCCACGGGCACTCGACACATCGCACCGATCACGGCTACTGGCCCCGTGAGAACGCGGCCGCGGTCGAGACGGCGGTGCGCGCCCTCGCGCCCGACGCGCGGCTCGTCGTCGGCATGTCGCTCGGTGGGCTGACGTCGATCGCGCTCGCGGCGCGTGCGCCCGACATCGTGCGTGCGCTCGTGCTCGTCGATGTGACGCCGGGCGTGAACTCCGAGAAGGCGTCGTCGATCGTGCAGTTCGTGAACGGACCGGAGAGCTTCGCGAGCCTCGACGAGATCCTCGAACGCACGATCGCGTTCAACCCGACGCGCACGGAGTCGTCGCTGCGGCGAGGTGTGCTGCACAACGCGGTCGAGCAGGGCGATGGCACGTGGCGTTGGCGCTACGACCTCCCGCGCATCGGCGAGAACGAGCGGCCGGACTGGAGCTCGCTCTGGGACGACCTCTCCGCGTACCGCGGGCCGCTCACGCTCGTGCGCGGTGCGGCGTCGCCGGTCGTCGCCGACGAGGACGTCGACGAGCTACGGCGCCGGCGGCCGGACGCACGCGTCATCGTCGTCGAGGGTGCGGGCCACAGCGTGCAGGGCGACCAGCCGCTCGAGCTGGCGAAGATCCTCGCCGACGCGCTCGCGTGA
- a CDS encoding COX15/CtaA family protein, producing the protein MRLRELSPRAYRRLTFVALLLLGTIIITGAAVRLSGSGLGCRDWPNCSPHELIGTSNKNQLIEQLNRMFTGLVCVGVALAVLGSRRRVPRRSDLTALSWVLVVGVIFQAVLGGISVKVKLAPVSVMSHFLASIVLVGVALVLHHRAATPEKPARMVAVVSEPTRWLARAVFVLTVWVLIAGTLVTAAGPHGGDATAKRLSWPIPDAARLHGGSVDTLLVLIVILAWRLQRDRAPRRVLTIVSVYLAIACAQAALGYIQYFNAIPVVLVEFHVLGALLVFCAALQLQLELTVPAGAEAAVAREASRRWSPRFATTGPSTSTSSATSSGTR; encoded by the coding sequence ATGCGGCTCCGCGAGCTCTCGCCGCGCGCGTACCGGCGCCTGACCTTCGTCGCACTGCTGCTGCTCGGCACGATCATCATCACGGGCGCCGCGGTCCGACTCTCGGGCTCCGGGCTCGGCTGTCGCGACTGGCCGAACTGCTCTCCGCACGAGCTCATCGGAACGTCGAACAAGAACCAGCTGATCGAGCAGCTGAACCGGATGTTCACGGGGCTCGTGTGCGTCGGCGTCGCGCTCGCGGTCCTCGGCTCCCGCCGGCGCGTGCCCCGGCGCTCCGACCTCACGGCGTTGTCGTGGGTGCTCGTCGTCGGCGTGATCTTCCAGGCCGTGCTCGGCGGCATCTCGGTGAAGGTCAAGCTCGCGCCGGTCAGCGTGATGAGCCACTTCCTCGCGTCGATCGTGCTCGTCGGCGTCGCCCTCGTGCTGCATCACCGCGCCGCGACCCCCGAGAAACCGGCGCGCATGGTGGCCGTGGTGTCGGAGCCGACGCGGTGGCTCGCACGCGCGGTCTTCGTGCTCACGGTGTGGGTGCTGATCGCGGGCACGCTCGTCACCGCCGCGGGTCCGCACGGCGGCGACGCGACGGCGAAGCGACTCTCGTGGCCGATCCCCGACGCGGCGCGCCTGCACGGTGGTTCGGTCGACACGCTGCTCGTGCTCATCGTGATCCTCGCGTGGCGACTGCAACGCGACCGGGCGCCGCGTCGCGTGCTCACGATCGTCAGCGTCTATCTCGCGATCGCGTGCGCGCAGGCCGCGCTCGGATACATCCAGTACTTCAACGCGATCCCCGTGGTCCTCGTCGAGTTCCACGTGCTCGGCGCGCTGCTCGTGTTCTGCGCCGCGCTGCAGCTCCAGCTCGAGCTGACGGTGCCCGCCGGTGCCGAGGCGGCGGTGGCGCGCGAGGCTTCGCGGCGGTGGTCGCCCCGTTTCGCTACGACCGGACCTTCGACTTCGACGTCGAGCGCGACGTCCTCTGGGACGCGCTGA
- a CDS encoding response regulator transcription factor, producing the protein MACVAGERLLLVDDEDNLRSMLEAALRHLGFDVHPVANGRDALAAVPTVQPDLIVLDVMLPDLDGFEVCRRLRTEGRRVPVLFLTAKDATEDKVRGLTLGGDDYLVKPFSLEELVARVNAVLRRSGLAQPGSVLRCADLEMDDEAHRVERGGKDVSLSPTEYNLLHYLLVNQGKVVSKAQILDHVWQYDFGGDGGVVETYIGYLRRKMDNAGSRLIHTIRGVGYTLREER; encoded by the coding sequence ATTGCCTGCGTGGCCGGTGAACGACTCCTCCTCGTCGACGACGAGGACAACCTCCGTTCGATGCTCGAGGCGGCGCTCCGCCACCTCGGCTTCGACGTCCATCCGGTGGCCAACGGCCGCGATGCGCTCGCAGCCGTGCCGACCGTCCAGCCCGACCTGATCGTCCTCGACGTGATGCTTCCGGACCTCGACGGCTTCGAGGTCTGCCGGCGACTGCGCACCGAGGGCCGGCGGGTGCCGGTCCTGTTCCTCACCGCGAAGGACGCGACCGAGGACAAGGTCCGCGGCCTCACGCTCGGCGGCGACGACTACCTCGTGAAGCCGTTCAGCCTCGAAGAGCTCGTCGCGCGCGTGAACGCGGTGCTGCGACGCTCGGGGCTCGCGCAGCCGGGCAGCGTGCTGCGCTGCGCCGACCTCGAGATGGACGACGAAGCGCACCGCGTCGAGCGCGGCGGCAAGGACGTCTCGCTCTCGCCGACCGAGTACAACCTCCTGCACTACCTGCTCGTGAACCAGGGCAAGGTCGTGTCGAAGGCGCAGATCCTCGACCACGTCTGGCAGTACGACTTCGGCGGCGACGGTGGCGTCGTCGAGACGTACATCGGCTACCTGCGCCGCAAGATGGACAACGCGGGCTCGCGCCTCATCCACACGATCCGAGGCGTCGGCTACACGTTGCGCGAGGAACGGTAA
- a CDS encoding HAMP domain-containing sensor histidine kinase: MSLRVRLLAGMAVVAIVLVGASVLISNNARSALVSRVDAQLTSANIDITGAGFDGGPPQHFTNFYVGQVDSSGAVHTALTPGLGDGDRPLPKISSKQALAAFAQRHAHPFTVGSVSGGGHWRVIAASGPGGSHFFIALSLHDVSTSLSRIERVEIAVTAVILAILALVTWFVLHLGLRPIKKMTETATAIAVGDLSHRVPDVDPRTEAGELGAALNTMMTKIEDAFDQRTASEARLRQFVADASHELRTPVTTIRGYAELYRGGGLRDPDELTQAMRRTEQESIRMGSLVEDLLLLARLDQNPKLQEGAVDLGVLAVDAVADARAVDPERPITASVAEGVAVDGDEDRLRQVVANLVGNALVHTPPGTPVQVRVDRDDGQARLEVHDDGPGMPEPVSQRVFERFYRADPARSRHAGGSGLGLSIVKAIVEAHHGEVTIASAPGEGTTARVTLPLIADSGPDPTTHSVRSGS; encoded by the coding sequence ATGTCGTTGCGCGTCCGCCTGCTCGCGGGCATGGCCGTCGTCGCGATCGTGCTCGTCGGCGCGTCGGTGCTCATTTCCAACAACGCGCGCTCGGCGCTGGTGTCGCGCGTCGACGCGCAGCTCACGTCGGCGAACATCGACATCACCGGCGCCGGTTTCGACGGCGGTCCGCCCCAGCACTTCACCAACTTCTACGTCGGTCAGGTCGACTCGAGCGGCGCGGTGCACACGGCGCTGACACCCGGCCTCGGCGACGGCGATCGGCCGCTCCCGAAGATCTCCTCGAAGCAGGCGCTCGCCGCGTTCGCGCAACGACACGCCCATCCGTTCACCGTCGGCAGCGTCTCCGGCGGCGGGCACTGGCGCGTCATCGCCGCGAGCGGTCCCGGCGGCTCGCACTTCTTCATCGCACTCTCGTTGCACGACGTCTCGACGTCGCTCTCACGCATCGAGCGGGTCGAGATCGCGGTCACCGCCGTGATCCTCGCGATCCTCGCCCTCGTCACGTGGTTCGTGTTGCACCTCGGCCTGCGGCCCATCAAGAAGATGACCGAGACCGCGACCGCGATCGCGGTCGGCGATCTCTCGCACCGCGTCCCCGACGTCGATCCGCGCACCGAAGCCGGCGAGCTCGGCGCCGCGCTCAACACGATGATGACCAAGATCGAAGACGCATTCGACCAACGCACCGCGTCCGAAGCGCGCCTGCGACAGTTCGTCGCCGACGCGTCGCACGAGCTGCGCACGCCGGTGACGACGATCCGCGGCTACGCCGAGCTGTACCGAGGCGGCGGGCTCCGCGATCCCGACGAGCTCACCCAAGCGATGCGCCGCACCGAGCAGGAGTCGATCCGCATGGGATCGCTCGTCGAGGATCTCCTGCTGCTCGCGCGCCTCGACCAGAACCCGAAGCTCCAGGAAGGCGCGGTCGACCTCGGTGTGCTCGCGGTCGACGCGGTCGCCGACGCGCGTGCCGTCGATCCGGAACGCCCGATCACCGCGTCGGTCGCCGAGGGCGTCGCGGTCGACGGCGACGAGGACCGGCTCCGGCAGGTCGTCGCCAACCTGGTCGGGAACGCCCTCGTGCACACGCCGCCGGGCACGCCGGTGCAGGTCCGGGTCGATCGCGACGACGGACAGGCGCGGCTCGAGGTCCACGACGACGGCCCCGGCATGCCGGAGCCGGTCTCCCAGCGGGTCTTCGAGCGCTTCTACCGGGCCGATCCCGCCCGGTCCCGGCACGCCGGCGGCTCCGGGCTGGGCCTGTCGATCGTGAAGGCGATCGTCGAGGCGCACCACGGCGAGGTCACGATCGCGAGTGCGCCCGGAGAAGGTACGACCGCCCGCGTCACCCTCCCGCTCATCGCAGATTCAGGGCCCGATCCCACCACTCACAGCGTCCGTTCAGGTTCATGA